The genomic region CATCCTGGTACGTACCTTTTTGGAAGTGAACTGCACCGCCTCCACGTAACTGCCATCTCCACCATCACCCAGTCTCAAGCTCGCTCATACTCTAAAGGAGGTTTTGGAAGTGGGGGGTTTTCCGGTGGTGCAGGTGGCTTTGGAGGTGGTTCCGGTGGAGGCAGAGGAGGAGCGTTTTAAGCCACTTGCCGACTCTACTATAATAATTAATAGCAAAGGAAAAAAGGAGATGATAGGTTATGTTTCGAACGATACCTATGCTGTTCGTTGTAATCATTCTCTTTTTTGTGGTCGCTTCCGGAGCTCAGGAAGCGCCGCTCACGATTGCTGCCTCCATCCCGCCGCTCTGTGACTTTGTAAAACAGGTAGGTGGGGAACGGGTAGAAGTCATCCAGCTGGTTCCCAATGGTTTTAATCCCCATGCGTATGAACCGACTCCAAGAGATGTGCAAAAAATGGCCCAGGCAAAGGTGGTTTTTCTGGTGGGTTTAGGCTTTGACACCGTCTTTGAAAAACTCCTCCAAGGTGTGGATGAAACAAAGCCCGTAGTGTTAGTCGGTGAAGGACTCGAAATCCTTTCCGAAGAGGAAGATGGGAAAGTATTTCCCGACCCCCATGTTTGGGTTTCTCTGCGCAACGCCCAGCAAATCGTCGACACCATTACCCGATCCCTTTCTACCCTCGATCCAGAAAGAAAGGCCTGGTATGAGGAACGGGCCAGCGGGTACAAGAAGAAACTGCAGCAACTCGATGCCTGGTTTGTGACGGAAATCGAAAAGATGCAAAACCGTAGTTTTGTTGCCTCTCACAATGCCTGGTCATATATGGCACGAGACTATGGTCTTCTTCTTCAGGGCGTCATTGAAAAGGCTCCAGAAAGAGAACCAACCCCTCAGGAACTCCGGGAACTCATCGAGACCATGAATAATGAGGGAGTGCGAGTAGTATTTGCAGAACCGCAGTTCAATCAGAAAATTGCTCAGGTTCTCGCTCAGGAAACAAAAAGTACGATCATTGAGCTTGACCCCCTGGGGGTGTTTCCTGACACTCCGTACCTTGAACTCATGCAGAGAAACTTCATGCAAATTTTGAAAGGACTGAGTGCCAATACCAAGACAGAGAGCTATTGAAATAAACGAGGTGTCCTTCCGATACCAGGAGGAC from Atribacterota bacterium harbors:
- a CDS encoding metal ABC transporter substrate-binding protein, translated to MFRTIPMLFVVIILFFVVASGAQEAPLTIAASIPPLCDFVKQVGGERVEVIQLVPNGFNPHAYEPTPRDVQKMAQAKVVFLVGLGFDTVFEKLLQGVDETKPVVLVGEGLEILSEEEDGKVFPDPHVWVSLRNAQQIVDTITRSLSTLDPERKAWYEERASGYKKKLQQLDAWFVTEIEKMQNRSFVASHNAWSYMARDYGLLLQGVIEKAPEREPTPQELRELIETMNNEGVRVVFAEPQFNQKIAQVLAQETKSTIIELDPLGVFPDTPYLELMQRNFMQILKGLSANTKTESY